A genome region from Nitrospira sp. includes the following:
- a CDS encoding 30S ribosomal protein S1, whose amino-acid sequence MSTATPQSEPKLDRDALAAMYEETFRNFEEGTITEGMVVAIGKDKVVVDIGYKSEGMIPADQFSHEELGQLKVGDRLQVYLEECEDADGNLVLSKEKADKMKIWEELETLHKEEKSIEGKIISRIKGGMMVDIGVKAFLPGSQIDLHPVRDLDGLVGKTFPLKIIKINHRRGNVVVSRRVLLEETRDRRRQTTLSTLKEGQLIQGTVKNITDYGAFIDLGGIDGLLHITDMSWGRVGHPSELFQVSDKVEVTVLKYDRETGRISLGLKQKSADPWTGVAAKYPVGTRVRGRVVSLTDYGAFVELEPGVEGLVHVSEMSWTHEVRHPSRVVSVGDQVEAAVLNIDPGSRKISLGMKQTAPNPWDMIEAKYPAGTRIEGKVKSLTDFGAFVGLEEGIDGLIHISDMSWTKHIKHPSELFKKGQKVDAVVIRIDKEKERLSLGYKQLSRDPWEEQIPNKYRVGDSITGKVSKIADFGLFIELDGDVEGLIHISEVGLDANVRMEEKFKPTDDVTAKIIKVDRDERKIALSLRDHQMDSDRRQVDEFHASQGGIDQTLGRAAKQSRKRNQSDSEA is encoded by the coding sequence ATGAGTACTGCCACACCACAAAGTGAACCCAAATTGGATCGTGACGCCTTAGCGGCGATGTATGAGGAAACCTTCCGCAATTTCGAGGAAGGGACCATCACCGAGGGCATGGTCGTGGCCATCGGCAAGGACAAAGTTGTGGTCGATATCGGCTACAAGTCGGAAGGCATGATCCCTGCCGACCAGTTCTCGCATGAAGAATTGGGGCAATTGAAGGTCGGCGATCGCCTCCAGGTGTACCTCGAAGAGTGTGAAGACGCAGACGGCAATCTCGTGCTCTCCAAAGAAAAAGCCGACAAGATGAAAATCTGGGAGGAATTGGAGACGCTGCATAAAGAAGAAAAGAGCATTGAGGGTAAGATCATTTCCCGTATCAAGGGCGGCATGATGGTCGATATCGGCGTCAAGGCGTTTTTGCCTGGCTCCCAGATCGATCTCCATCCGGTCCGCGACCTCGACGGCTTGGTCGGCAAGACGTTTCCCCTCAAGATCATCAAGATCAACCATCGCCGTGGCAACGTGGTCGTCTCCCGACGGGTGCTGCTGGAAGAGACGCGCGACCGTCGCCGGCAGACGACGTTATCGACCTTGAAGGAAGGTCAGCTGATTCAGGGCACGGTGAAGAACATCACCGATTACGGCGCGTTTATCGACCTCGGCGGCATCGACGGACTCTTGCATATCACCGATATGTCCTGGGGTCGTGTGGGCCATCCGTCCGAACTGTTCCAGGTCAGCGACAAGGTAGAAGTCACCGTGCTGAAGTACGATCGGGAAACCGGCCGTATCTCCCTAGGGTTGAAGCAGAAATCGGCGGATCCCTGGACCGGTGTGGCGGCGAAGTATCCGGTGGGCACGCGTGTGCGTGGTCGCGTGGTGAGCCTGACCGATTATGGCGCGTTCGTGGAGTTGGAGCCCGGCGTAGAAGGATTGGTACACGTCTCTGAGATGTCCTGGACGCATGAAGTCCGGCATCCGTCGCGTGTCGTTTCGGTCGGCGATCAGGTGGAAGCAGCCGTGTTGAACATCGATCCGGGAAGCCGGAAGATTTCCCTCGGTATGAAGCAGACCGCGCCGAATCCGTGGGACATGATTGAAGCGAAGTACCCGGCTGGCACGCGGATCGAAGGAAAGGTGAAGAGCCTGACCGATTTCGGCGCCTTTGTCGGATTGGAAGAAGGCATCGACGGGCTGATCCACATTTCCGATATGTCCTGGACGAAGCACATCAAGCATCCGTCGGAGCTCTTCAAGAAGGGCCAGAAGGTGGATGCGGTGGTGATTCGCATCGACAAGGAAAAGGAACGCCTTTCGCTGGGCTACAAGCAACTGTCGCGCGATCCGTGGGAAGAGCAGATTCCCAATAAGTATCGGGTCGGCGATAGCATCACCGGCAAGGTCAGCAAGATCGCCGATTTCGGACTCTTCATCGAGCTGGATGGCGATGTCGAAGGTCTGATCCATATCAGCGAAGTCGGGCTGGATGCCAACGTTCGGATGGAAGAAAAATTCAAGCCGACGGATGACGTGACCGCGAAGATCATCAAGGTCGATCGTGATGAGCGGAAAATTGCGCTCAGCTTGCGCGATCACCAGATGGATTCCGATCGACGCCAGGTTGATGAGTTCCACGCCTCTCAGGGCGGAATCGACCAGACCCTGGGTCGTGCGGCCAAGCAGAGCCGGAAGCGCAACCAGAGCGATTCCGAAGCCTAA
- the sppA gene encoding signal peptide peptidase SppA, with amino-acid sequence MGPQADTAVKPQRSLLRRIFWAIVIGGGALILLNALLPDLDFSNQDRVALIRIEGVILDAQATISELKQYSENPLVKAIVLRIDSPGGGVVPSQEIHDAVKRVKNKSNKAVIASMGTVAASGGYYIAAATDRIIANPGTLTGSIGVIMEMANFEGLMKKVGVEGVVIKSGRFKDVGSPLRKMSDEERKLLQSVMDDVHHQFIQAVADGRSLEVSDVEPLADGRIYTGRQAKEVRLVDELGDLDDAIHIAADIAGMEGEPKVVEPRKRFSFRDIIESRWSSVFPKLELNTGVKLKYLMAF; translated from the coding sequence ATGGGGCCACAAGCAGACACGGCGGTGAAGCCACAGCGGAGCCTCTTGCGCCGGATCTTTTGGGCCATCGTGATTGGGGGAGGAGCGTTGATTCTCTTGAACGCGCTCCTCCCCGACCTCGATTTCTCGAATCAAGATCGTGTGGCCCTCATACGGATCGAGGGCGTGATCCTTGATGCACAAGCGACGATCAGCGAGTTGAAGCAATATAGTGAGAACCCGCTGGTCAAGGCGATCGTGTTGCGTATCGACAGCCCCGGCGGCGGCGTCGTGCCGTCCCAGGAAATTCACGACGCCGTGAAGCGGGTGAAGAACAAGAGTAATAAGGCCGTCATCGCATCCATGGGGACAGTGGCCGCTTCCGGAGGGTATTACATCGCGGCGGCGACGGACCGCATCATTGCCAATCCCGGCACGTTGACCGGGAGTATCGGCGTGATCATGGAAATGGCCAACTTCGAAGGCCTGATGAAAAAGGTCGGGGTCGAAGGGGTGGTCATTAAGAGCGGGCGGTTCAAAGACGTCGGATCCCCGTTGCGGAAGATGAGTGATGAGGAACGCAAGCTGCTACAGTCGGTGATGGATGATGTGCACCACCAGTTCATTCAAGCCGTGGCCGACGGGCGGTCGTTAGAAGTGTCGGATGTTGAGCCGCTCGCGGATGGGCGGATTTACACGGGGCGCCAGGCGAAAGAGGTGAGGTTGGTCGACGAACTCGGCGACCTGGATGATGCCATCCACATCGCGGCGGATATTGCCGGGATGGAAGGTGAGCCCAAAGTGGTCGAGCCTCGCAAGCGGTTTTCATTTCGAGATATCATCGAATCACGTTGGTCGTCGGTGTTTCCGAAGCTGGAGTTGAATACCGGCGTCAAACTGAAATACCTGATGGCGTTCTGA
- a CDS encoding PCP reductase family protein — protein MAESSNITAPEVRWSDGALKRMERAPMFLRGMVRRLAEKKARELGYPEITEEILEQFKGQMMGTMGGEGGMAEAADQMAKGQLPWTAAAKERLAAVPEFMRGMIKQIADEIARKGGHMEVNVDLFEKVEALGEIREREAAPLEWTEGALALLQQKIKESPPIAMDFVSDMIRHDTEESAREKGLTRIDEQTAVQLWEAPQERVAWSDEAWKRLQTSPDFVRSGIRKAAERRARKLGLKEVDSEHLTTFRNQAMMKAVKRIRSFGYNELTFDAFDTALQKTKRLQGNDQAEKRLQEIRSHFSDPEVKKPEGGTLGADLMGRFRKFLKGEGSL, from the coding sequence GTGGCGGAGTCCTCAAATATAACAGCCCCTGAGGTTCGGTGGAGTGACGGCGCGCTGAAGCGAATGGAGCGTGCCCCTATGTTTTTACGGGGAATGGTCCGCCGCCTCGCCGAGAAGAAGGCGCGGGAGTTGGGCTATCCAGAAATCACCGAAGAGATCCTCGAGCAGTTCAAAGGTCAGATGATGGGGACCATGGGCGGTGAAGGCGGCATGGCTGAGGCGGCGGATCAAATGGCCAAGGGGCAGCTGCCTTGGACCGCGGCTGCCAAGGAACGCCTGGCGGCCGTCCCAGAGTTCATGCGAGGGATGATCAAGCAAATCGCCGACGAGATCGCCCGCAAAGGCGGCCACATGGAGGTCAACGTTGATCTCTTTGAGAAGGTCGAGGCGTTGGGGGAGATTCGGGAGCGAGAGGCGGCGCCCCTGGAATGGACTGAAGGGGCATTGGCCCTGTTACAGCAGAAGATCAAGGAGTCCCCGCCGATCGCCATGGATTTCGTGAGCGACATGATCCGGCATGATACCGAGGAGTCGGCGCGAGAGAAGGGGTTGACCAGGATCGATGAGCAGACCGCGGTGCAGTTGTGGGAGGCGCCGCAGGAGCGTGTGGCCTGGAGTGACGAAGCCTGGAAGCGCCTGCAAACGTCACCGGATTTCGTCCGCAGCGGCATACGCAAGGCGGCTGAACGCAGAGCCCGCAAGCTTGGGCTCAAAGAAGTCGATTCCGAGCACCTCACGACATTTCGCAATCAGGCCATGATGAAGGCGGTGAAGCGTATCCGGTCGTTTGGCTACAATGAACTCACCTTCGATGCCTTCGACACTGCGCTCCAAAAAACCAAGCGGTTGCAGGGGAACGATCAAGCGGAGAAGCGCCTTCAGGAAATCCGGTCGCATTTCAGCGACCCGGAGGTCAAGAAACCGGAAGGCGGCACCCTCGGTGCCGACCTCATGGGGCGGTTCCGGAAGTTTCTCAAGGGCGAGGGATCTCTCTAG
- a CDS encoding VCBS repeat-containing protein, with protein MTADRRCINIPSLFGVGPILLAGVVLLSACSKADPYVPPDPFYYFASYPVGKNPTTITTADFNRDQITDLITTNISSNSISLLFGNGDGTFRDQVQVKVCQEPRSLALNDFNHDGQMDVVLACSGSDQVSILFGRGNGKFDDGPQYPVHRTPVSVASEDINGDGHPDLAVALRNDKVKIFLGSASGDFRPGAQYEYGDTPTSVALRDLNQDGKPDLLVTNGGPMLSAVSIWIGNGDGTFRDPKDYKTGRRPLGVSFADFNNDHLTDLLVINGEGDSFTTFLGNGNATFQPGKDSGADASPNFGAAHDFDGDHIADVAIVNLQSTDLSILFGRGDGTFHYPPRNYRTRNGPFAVASYRVSADNLEEPGLVTADNGSGSVSVFLHHGYKGQAPTGRAGE; from the coding sequence ATGACCGCCGACCGTCGATGCATCAATATTCCGTCGCTCTTCGGAGTTGGACCGATCTTATTAGCTGGTGTGGTGCTGCTCTCTGCCTGTTCGAAGGCCGATCCCTACGTGCCGCCCGACCCCTTCTATTATTTTGCCAGTTACCCGGTCGGGAAGAATCCGACCACCATCACCACGGCCGACTTCAATCGGGACCAAATCACAGACCTCATCACGACCAACATTTCGAGTAATTCGATTTCGCTGCTGTTCGGCAATGGGGATGGTACGTTTCGTGACCAGGTCCAGGTGAAGGTGTGTCAGGAACCCCGCTCCCTCGCCCTCAACGACTTTAATCATGATGGACAGATGGATGTGGTGTTGGCCTGTTCAGGCAGCGATCAGGTGTCGATCCTGTTCGGTCGAGGCAACGGCAAGTTCGACGACGGGCCGCAGTATCCCGTCCATCGCACGCCGGTCTCCGTGGCCAGTGAAGACATCAATGGTGACGGCCATCCCGACTTGGCGGTGGCCTTGCGGAACGACAAAGTGAAGATTTTCCTGGGGAGCGCCAGCGGAGACTTTCGTCCAGGCGCGCAATATGAATACGGTGACACGCCCACCTCGGTGGCCTTGCGGGATCTGAATCAGGACGGGAAGCCGGATTTGTTGGTGACGAACGGCGGACCGATGTTGAGTGCTGTGTCCATCTGGATCGGCAACGGTGATGGCACCTTTCGGGACCCCAAAGACTATAAGACGGGCCGGCGGCCCCTCGGCGTGAGCTTTGCCGACTTTAACAATGATCACCTGACCGATCTCTTAGTCATCAACGGGGAAGGGGACAGCTTCACGACATTTTTGGGCAACGGGAACGCTACGTTCCAGCCGGGCAAGGATTCAGGCGCCGATGCGAGTCCAAACTTCGGAGCGGCCCATGACTTCGACGGCGACCATATTGCGGATGTGGCAATCGTCAATCTGCAATCGACGGATCTCTCCATCCTGTTCGGGCGTGGTGATGGCACGTTCCATTATCCACCGCGTAACTATCGCACGAGGAACGGTCCGTTTGCCGTGGCGAGTTATCGCGTCTCCGCTGATAACCTGGAGGAACCGGGCTTGGTCACGGCGGATAACGGCTCGGGGAGTGTATCGGTGTTTCTGCATCACGGATATAAGGGGCAAGCTCCGACTGGGCGCGCAGGCGAATAG
- a CDS encoding D-alanyl-D-alanine carboxypeptidase family protein, with protein MNRSRRTLSMSGIGILALLFGLWSGQALAIDTDVDDEVITVPFDPRPVPSAKQAHHSLRWRHVPAHSILLKELKTGTTLYQFESGKRLSPASLTKIMSALVILEYGHLDDEVTVSPKAARAHKTHLRLRTGQIFRLEDLLKAMLIVSANDACLAASEHVGGDEARFVDLMNAKAAALELRNTHFSNACGFDAPEHYSTAEDLAKLSEIALHHPVFKELVSEEREIIMPINEHRSYVLRTTNRLLGRIPGVQGVKTGFTSKAGRCLIAKVSQDGSDLLLVILNSKRRWNTATSLINYGLRLSDSRAGLTR; from the coding sequence ATGAACCGTTCACGTCGTACACTGTCGATGAGTGGCATTGGCATTCTGGCTCTATTGTTCGGCCTCTGGAGTGGTCAGGCATTGGCCATCGACACCGACGTAGACGACGAAGTCATCACGGTACCCTTCGACCCCCGGCCGGTCCCGTCTGCCAAGCAAGCGCATCATAGTCTCCGATGGCGGCATGTCCCTGCGCACAGCATTCTGCTCAAGGAATTGAAGACGGGGACGACGCTCTATCAGTTTGAAAGTGGAAAGAGGCTGTCGCCGGCCAGTCTGACCAAGATCATGTCGGCGTTGGTCATTCTGGAGTATGGCCATCTGGATGACGAGGTGACGGTCAGTCCCAAGGCTGCGCGCGCGCACAAGACGCATTTGCGTCTCCGGACGGGTCAGATTTTTCGGCTGGAAGATTTATTGAAGGCGATGTTGATTGTGTCCGCGAATGACGCCTGTCTGGCGGCGAGCGAGCACGTCGGCGGGGACGAGGCGCGGTTTGTCGATCTCATGAATGCCAAGGCCGCTGCGCTCGAATTGCGCAACACCCACTTCAGCAATGCCTGCGGGTTTGATGCGCCGGAACATTATTCAACGGCCGAAGACCTGGCGAAATTGAGCGAGATCGCCTTGCACCACCCGGTGTTTAAGGAATTGGTGAGTGAGGAACGTGAAATCATCATGCCGATCAATGAGCATCGGTCCTATGTTCTGCGCACGACCAACCGGCTCCTGGGGCGTATTCCGGGGGTGCAAGGGGTGAAGACGGGATTCACCTCCAAAGCCGGTCGGTGCCTCATCGCCAAAGTCTCCCAAGACGGCAGCGACCTGCTGCTGGTCATTCTCAACTCCAAGCGTCGCTGGAATACGGCGACCAGCCTCATCAACTATGGTCTGCGGCTCAGTGATAGCCGTGCTGGCCTTACCCGCTAG
- a CDS encoding LysR substrate-binding domain-containing protein, with protein sequence MELRQLEYFIAVAAHQNFSRAAEHVHVSQPSLSIQIGGLEKELGTRLFDRLGRKVVLTQAGELFHVHAERALRELDQAEQVVQELLGAKRGRLVVGALSTVNSYLIAPLVSRFKQRFPDIHLQVHAQASTDVVNGLLSHHLDIGICLLPLTHPHLTTVPLFEERLALVAPAHMIIGTHRARMRDLAGLPLILMPVDYCLRKMVEAECAKAGVHPQVVLEMSSPEGILQAVEEGTGATILPELFVRSRRPGPALQVIDLYNPTPRHAVGLAYLTKRHRSLAAQEFAALCQTTMRDLQSHPSPTEPTQRGKRATGHSVPSAEKPSSVYRNSASTLKVRRPVG encoded by the coding sequence ATGGAATTGCGTCAGCTTGAATACTTCATAGCCGTGGCGGCCCACCAAAACTTCAGCCGCGCAGCGGAACATGTCCATGTCTCCCAACCGTCCCTCTCGATCCAAATCGGTGGACTCGAAAAGGAGCTGGGTACCCGCCTGTTCGATCGGCTCGGCCGCAAGGTTGTCCTGACCCAGGCCGGAGAATTGTTCCATGTACATGCGGAACGAGCCTTGCGAGAGCTCGATCAAGCGGAGCAGGTCGTCCAGGAACTGCTTGGCGCCAAACGTGGTCGCTTGGTGGTGGGGGCACTCTCAACGGTCAACTCGTACCTCATCGCCCCGCTCGTGTCCCGATTCAAGCAGCGCTTCCCTGACATTCATCTGCAAGTGCATGCTCAAGCCTCGACCGATGTCGTCAACGGGCTGTTGTCCCACCATCTCGACATCGGAATCTGCCTACTGCCATTGACCCATCCTCACCTGACGACCGTTCCACTTTTTGAAGAGCGATTGGCCCTCGTCGCTCCCGCACATATGATAATCGGCACACATCGTGCGCGGATGCGAGACCTCGCGGGGCTCCCCCTGATTCTCATGCCGGTTGATTATTGCCTGCGCAAAATGGTCGAAGCCGAATGTGCGAAGGCGGGCGTGCATCCGCAGGTGGTGCTGGAAATGAGCTCGCCGGAGGGAATTCTCCAGGCTGTCGAGGAAGGGACCGGCGCCACGATCCTTCCTGAACTTTTCGTCCGCTCGCGGCGCCCCGGCCCGGCGCTACAAGTGATTGACCTCTACAATCCGACTCCCCGACATGCCGTCGGTTTGGCCTACCTCACCAAGCGACATCGCAGCTTGGCCGCGCAAGAATTTGCGGCGCTCTGCCAAACAACGATGCGAGATTTACAGTCCCACCCCTCACCGACCGAGCCGACCCAACGGGGAAAACGAGCGACAGGACACTCTGTGCCTTCCGCCGAGAAGCCCTCTTCTGTCTACCGAAACTCCGCCTCGACCTTGAAAGTCAGGCGGCCCGTTGGATAG
- a CDS encoding group 1 truncated hemoglobin, with protein sequence MMVTKNAGMGVLVLSALAVLAGCADTGSLSGAGQPVAGATATKSLYDRLGGKPAITAVVDQFVANVAADGRINSRFATTDIPKLKGHLVDQVCSATGGPCSYRGRDMKSMHLGMRISSGDFGALVQDLVAALDKFNVPAGEKGELLGLLGPMKKDIVEVP encoded by the coding sequence ATGATGGTCACGAAGAATGCTGGAATGGGAGTGCTGGTGCTGAGTGCGCTGGCCGTGTTGGCCGGTTGTGCGGATACGGGAAGTCTGAGCGGAGCCGGGCAGCCAGTGGCCGGTGCGACGGCCACCAAGTCTCTGTATGACCGTTTGGGAGGGAAGCCTGCCATCACGGCGGTGGTCGATCAGTTTGTGGCCAACGTCGCGGCCGATGGCCGGATCAACAGTCGGTTTGCGACGACGGACATCCCGAAGTTGAAGGGCCACCTGGTGGATCAAGTGTGCAGCGCAACAGGAGGGCCGTGCAGTTATCGTGGCCGTGACATGAAGAGCATGCATCTGGGGATGCGCATCAGCAGTGGGGATTTCGGAGCCCTGGTTCAGGATCTTGTTGCGGCGCTCGACAAGTTCAATGTGCCGGCCGGCGAGAAAGGTGAATTATTGGGGCTACTCGGTCCGATGAAGAAGGATATCGTCGAGGTACCGTAG
- a CDS encoding Glu/Leu/Phe/Val dehydrogenase: MNEFDTHTFRLAVAQFNEAAEAMHLDTNLRERLKLPQRSLLVSVPVKMDDGHVEVFTGYRVQHDSARGPCKGGIRYHPDVNLGEVAALAMWMTWKCAVADLPYGGAKGGVRVDPKKLSRGELQRLTRRYAAEIFPLIGPDKDVPAPDVGTDQQVMAWIMDTYSQQVGYAVQGVVTGKPLSIGGSLGREEATGRGVSYVTLEALQHLKLDVARATVAVQGFGNVGSHAALILQQAGAKIVAVSDVSGGLYNPKGLDVADVLHRYRDKHEPLHDITPGEPITNEELLQLECTVLVPAALSEQITETNASKLRCRILAEGANGPTTLEADRILTDKGVFIIPDILANSGGVIVSYFEWVQDVQRFFWKAKDIQDRLQDIITSAFHRTLHFSLEKRTTMRMAALMSGIDKVAQAHLHRGLYP; this comes from the coding sequence ATGAACGAATTCGATACGCACACCTTCCGGCTGGCCGTCGCCCAGTTTAATGAAGCGGCAGAGGCCATGCACCTCGACACCAACCTGCGTGAGCGCTTAAAACTACCGCAACGATCCCTACTGGTCAGCGTGCCGGTGAAGATGGATGACGGCCATGTAGAAGTCTTTACCGGTTACCGGGTCCAGCACGATTCGGCGCGAGGCCCCTGCAAAGGCGGCATCCGATATCATCCGGACGTGAATCTCGGCGAAGTGGCCGCGCTGGCGATGTGGATGACGTGGAAGTGTGCCGTGGCGGATCTTCCCTATGGTGGCGCGAAGGGCGGCGTGAGGGTCGATCCGAAAAAATTGTCCCGCGGTGAACTGCAACGATTGACCCGACGGTACGCGGCGGAAATTTTCCCCTTGATCGGCCCGGACAAAGATGTCCCGGCACCCGATGTGGGCACGGACCAGCAGGTCATGGCCTGGATTATGGATACCTACAGCCAGCAGGTCGGGTATGCCGTGCAAGGGGTCGTCACCGGCAAGCCGTTATCGATCGGAGGCAGCCTGGGTCGGGAGGAAGCCACCGGTCGCGGCGTCTCCTACGTGACCTTGGAAGCCTTACAGCACCTGAAACTGGACGTGGCCCGCGCAACCGTCGCCGTGCAGGGGTTCGGCAATGTCGGCTCTCATGCGGCGCTCATCCTGCAGCAAGCCGGCGCGAAAATCGTGGCCGTGAGCGACGTCAGCGGCGGATTGTACAACCCGAAGGGCCTCGACGTGGCCGATGTGCTCCATCGCTATCGTGACAAACACGAACCGTTGCACGACATCACGCCGGGCGAGCCGATTACGAATGAAGAATTGCTGCAACTGGAGTGTACGGTGTTGGTTCCCGCGGCCCTCTCCGAACAAATCACCGAAACCAATGCGTCCAAGTTGCGCTGCCGAATTCTGGCGGAGGGCGCAAACGGGCCGACCACATTGGAAGCCGATCGTATCCTGACCGACAAGGGCGTGTTTATCATTCCCGACATTCTGGCAAACTCGGGCGGCGTGATCGTCTCCTACTTTGAATGGGTGCAGGACGTCCAGCGCTTCTTCTGGAAGGCGAAAGACATTCAAGACCGGCTGCAAGACATTATCACCAGCGCCTTCCACAGAACCCTGCACTTCTCTCTGGAGAAACGGACGACCATGCGCATGGCTGCACTGATGTCGGGCATCGACAAGGTAGCCCAAGCACATCTCCACCGCGGGCTTTATCCCTAG
- the lipB gene encoding lipoyl(octanoyl) transferase LipB — MPAPTQPLRASILMRCEPLPYEIAWSLQRACRTERAADRCDDLLLLMEHPPVFTVGRTTQGQHWPGELRLTQKSGIPVIRTERGGSITYHGPGQLIGYPVLRLSEFCAGPKAYVHRLEDVIISTLAEWGIAGHRRERLPGVWVGGDHPSKIASIGVRISQGVTTHGFALNVCPDLAPFSYIVPCGIADCRVTSMATLLGDAPEMSAVQERLAANFAERFHLTWTEHIGPERFMALITASTAAPQEPEPLPHQATHQQGVT; from the coding sequence ATGCCTGCACCGACACAGCCGCTGCGAGCGAGCATCCTGATGCGCTGCGAGCCACTCCCCTACGAGATAGCCTGGAGTCTGCAGCGTGCCTGCCGGACCGAGCGCGCGGCCGACCGATGTGACGACCTGCTCCTGCTCATGGAACACCCTCCCGTCTTTACCGTGGGACGAACCACGCAGGGCCAGCATTGGCCGGGTGAGCTCCGTCTGACGCAGAAATCAGGCATCCCCGTGATTCGTACGGAGCGCGGCGGGTCGATCACCTACCACGGACCGGGCCAGCTGATCGGTTATCCCGTGCTCCGCCTCTCCGAATTCTGCGCCGGACCGAAGGCCTATGTGCATCGACTGGAAGACGTGATCATCAGCACTCTGGCCGAGTGGGGCATTGCAGGGCATCGCCGGGAGCGGCTGCCGGGCGTATGGGTCGGGGGAGACCATCCGTCGAAAATCGCCTCGATCGGTGTACGCATTTCGCAGGGTGTGACGACGCATGGTTTTGCGCTGAATGTCTGCCCTGATCTGGCGCCGTTTTCGTACATTGTCCCTTGTGGAATTGCCGACTGCCGCGTGACGTCCATGGCGACGCTCTTGGGCGACGCACCCGAGATGAGCGCCGTCCAGGAACGACTGGCTGCCAACTTTGCCGAACGATTTCATCTGACCTGGACAGAACACATTGGCCCGGAACGATTCATGGCGTTGATCACAGCCTCCACCGCGGCGCCTCAGGAGCCGGAGCCTCTCCCTCATCAGGCTACTCACCAGCAAGGAGTCACGTGA
- a CDS encoding trypsin-like peptidase domain-containing protein — protein sequence MVRGAHSRTATGRVNRTGWLAWGLLAAALLSLSTPAEGADRPPSDSTSLTELSVPAVVTKVRPSVVTVLTRGMPQGGSQHGASPGSGSGVILDAGGYILTNNHLVQGVTSVVVGLSTGRLTPGRVVARDFLLDLALVRITAPDLVPAEFSRRTSFEIGETVVAIGNPLALKGGSTVTVGVISALDRSVLTPEGETLYDLLQTDAAINPGNSGGPLVDRYGQVVGLNVAIAPSAQAISYAITMEAVMPHLQSMMDRGSVLRPDLGLIPLTITPSVAASFDLESDRGILVLSVDPAKPAGRAGLQSGDVVTAIDHHPLYNIGDFWHAVTRASEQMSFQISTQGKAGATTITVSQPGPERP from the coding sequence ATGGTGAGAGGCGCCCACAGTCGTACCGCTACCGGCCGGGTCAATCGGACAGGGTGGCTCGCCTGGGGACTCCTAGCCGCCGCCCTCTTGAGTCTCTCCACACCGGCGGAGGGCGCCGACCGTCCCCCCAGCGATTCGACCTCGCTCACAGAACTTTCTGTCCCCGCCGTCGTGACGAAGGTCCGTCCGTCGGTCGTCACCGTGCTCACCCGCGGCATGCCCCAGGGAGGCTCCCAGCACGGAGCCTCGCCGGGCTCAGGCTCCGGCGTGATCCTCGATGCCGGTGGGTATATCCTGACCAACAATCACCTGGTACAGGGCGTCACCAGCGTCGTGGTGGGACTCTCCACCGGACGGCTTACGCCGGGGCGGGTCGTCGCGCGGGATTTCCTGCTCGATCTCGCACTCGTCAGAATCACCGCCCCGGATCTGGTCCCGGCCGAATTCAGCCGGCGCACCTCCTTCGAAATCGGTGAAACCGTGGTCGCCATCGGAAACCCCCTTGCCCTGAAGGGAGGCTCCACCGTCACGGTCGGCGTCATCAGCGCGCTGGATCGCTCGGTTCTCACGCCGGAGGGGGAAACCCTCTACGACCTGCTTCAAACAGATGCCGCGATCAATCCGGGAAACAGTGGCGGTCCGTTGGTCGATCGCTACGGCCAGGTCGTGGGCCTCAATGTCGCCATCGCCCCCTCTGCGCAAGCCATCAGTTACGCCATTACGATGGAGGCGGTGATGCCTCATCTCCAATCCATGATGGATCGCGGCTCCGTCCTGCGGCCGGACCTTGGCTTGATCCCGCTGACCATCACCCCGAGTGTCGCCGCGAGCTTCGATCTGGAGAGTGACCGGGGCATCCTCGTGCTCTCGGTGGACCCGGCCAAACCAGCCGGACGAGCCGGATTACAATCCGGGGATGTGGTGACCGCCATCGATCACCATCCGCTCTATAACATCGGAGATTTCTGGCACGCGGTGACTCGAGCGAGCGAGCAGATGTCGTTTCAGATCAGCACGCAGGGGAAGGCCGGTGCCACCACCATCACCGTGTCACAACCAGGTCCGGAACGGCCGTAA